One region of Carya illinoinensis cultivar Pawnee chromosome 8, C.illinoinensisPawnee_v1, whole genome shotgun sequence genomic DNA includes:
- the LOC122317862 gene encoding putative UDP-rhamnose:rhamnosyltransferase 1 has protein sequence MAESKKLHITMFPWVAFGHIIPFLELGKLIGRKGHRVSFISTPKNIERLPEIPPDIATSLTLVKLPLPHVENLPENAEATMDVPYHLVPYLKIAHDGLQEPLSRFLESSTPDWIIHDFAPHWLPPIATKLGIPRVFFSIFRASSLCFFGPLKGNTDTTARTEPEQFTVPPKWVPFPSKMVFRVFEAKKLLDNFDENASGVSDWARLVSAASGAEAVAIKTCVEIESEWVKLLSDLYEMDVIPVGLLPPSTEESRNERDITWDTIVEWLEKQEKGSVVFIALGTEAQPSQQDFIELALGIEQSGLPFFWVIRRQSDSVGGDSVELPEGFEVRTKRRGVVWTSWAPQSRILAHDSVGGFLTHCGWSSVSEALQFGVALIMLPFWTDQGLIARFLEDRQAGVEVPRNEQDGSFTRDSVAQTMKLVMKEADGQIYRDKVKEMTTIFGDKDLQHQYVDKFVDFLEKKGHVS, from the coding sequence ATGGCTGAATCTAAGAAACTTCACATAACCATGTTCCCATGGGTAGCCTTTGGTCACATAATCCCTTTCTTAGAACTCGGTAAGCTCATAGGCCGAAAGGGTCATCGCGTTTCATTCATATCCACTCCGAAAAACATAGAACGTCTTCCAGAGATCCCTCCAGATATAGCCACTTCGCTAACTTTAGTGAAACTTCCCTTACCCCATGTAGAGAATCTGCCAGAAAATGCAGAGGCCACCATGGACGTACCATACCACTTAGTTCCTTACCTTAAGATAGCTCATGACGGTCTCCAAGAACCTTTGTCTCGTTTCTTAGAAAGTTCGACTCCTGATTGGATTATTCACGACTTTGCACCTCATTGGTTACCACCAATTGCCACTAAGTTGGGCATCCCACGAGTGTTCTTCAGTATATTCAGGGCATCATCCTTATGTTTCTTTGGACCATTAAAGGGCAACACAGATACTACTGCACGAACCGAGCCGGAGCAATTCACCGTCCCTCCCAAATGGGTTCCTTTCCCATCAAAAATGGTGTTTCGGGTCTTTGAGGCGAAGAAACTTCTAGACAACTTCGATGAAAACGCTTCAGGTGTTTCAGATTGGGCACGTTTGGTGTCAGCAGCCTCAGGCGCTGAAGCCGTGGCAATTAAAACGTGCGTGGAGATCGAAAGTGAGTGGGTGAAGCTCCTTAGTGACCTTTATGAAATGGATGTAATTCCAGTAGGCTTACTGCCGCCCTCGACGGAAGAAAGCAGAAACGAGAGAGATATCACTTGGGATACGATTGTTGAGTGGTTAGAAAAACAAGAGAAAGGGTCAGTGGTTTTCATAGCACTCGGAACGGAAGCCCAACCAAGTCAACAAGACTTTATCGAGTTGGCTCTCGGGATAGAGCAATCGGGGTTGCCCTTTTTTTGGGTTATAAGAAGGCAAAGTGACTCAGTTGGTGGGGATTCGGTTGAGCTACCAGAAGGGTTTGAGGTCCGAACCAAACGTCGTGGGGTTGTTTGGACAAGTTGGGCACCCCAGTCAAGGATATTAGCTCACGATTCAGTTGGGGGATTTCTTACCCACTGTGGTTGGAGCTCAGTATCAGAGGCACTCCAATTTGGAGTCGCACTTATTATGTTGCCCTTTTGGACCGACCAAGGATTAATTGCAAGGTTTTTGGAAGACAGGCAGGCAGGAGTTGAGGTACCAAGAAATGAGCAAGATGGGTCATTTACCAGGGACTCGGTGGCTCAAACAATGAAGTTGGTGATGAAGGAAGCGGACGGACAAATTTACAGGGACAAAGTCAAGGAAATGACCACCATATTTGGGGACAAGGACCTTCAGCACCAATATGTAGACaaatttgttgattttcttgagAAAAAGGGGCATGTCTCTTAA